The following proteins come from a genomic window of Herpetosiphon gulosus:
- the rnhA gene encoding ribonuclease HI, producing the protein MAKRKFYAVVKGRQPGIYNEWFGNDGAEAQVKGIDQAVFKGFASFADAEAWYRERAGRAPQRIPQNVDLTPVSLAIDPQKALDEGKVVLFSDGGSDGNPGPGGYGVVLRSGSDMRELTGGFARTTNNRMELMGVITGLQALSQPSNVVVYSDSAYVINGMHKGWAERWSKNGWRTTTGLVKNPDLWQQLLELAQGHTIEWVQVPGHAGVKDNERCDRLAVQAAHQPNLPIDQGYSE; encoded by the coding sequence ATGGCAAAACGAAAATTTTATGCAGTAGTCAAGGGTCGCCAACCTGGCATTTACAACGAGTGGTTTGGCAACGATGGTGCTGAAGCCCAAGTTAAGGGCATCGATCAGGCGGTTTTCAAGGGGTTTGCTAGCTTTGCAGATGCCGAAGCATGGTATCGCGAGCGGGCTGGCCGTGCGCCCCAACGCATTCCTCAAAACGTTGATCTCACTCCAGTCAGTTTAGCAATTGATCCGCAAAAAGCCTTGGATGAAGGCAAAGTGGTCTTGTTCAGCGATGGCGGCAGCGATGGCAACCCTGGGCCTGGCGGGTATGGCGTGGTATTGCGTTCTGGCTCAGATATGCGCGAATTAACGGGCGGCTTTGCCCGCACCACCAACAACCGCATGGAATTGATGGGCGTGATTACCGGCCTGCAAGCCTTGAGCCAGCCAAGCAATGTCGTGGTTTATAGCGATTCTGCTTATGTGATCAATGGCATGCACAAAGGCTGGGCCGAGCGTTGGAGCAAGAATGGCTGGCGCACAACGACTGGCTTGGTCAAAAATCCCGATCTTTGGCAGCAATTGTTGGAGCTAGCCCAAGGTCACACGATTGAATGGGTGCAAGTGCCTGGTCATGCTGGGGTCAAGGATAACGAGCGTTGCGATCGTTTGGCGGTACAGGCAGCTCATCAGCCCAATTTACCAATCGACCAAGGCTACAGCGAATAG
- the bcp gene encoding thioredoxin-dependent thiol peroxidase, which produces MTNLNVGDLAPEFELPADNGATIRLSDFRGKRVVLYFYPKDDTPGCTTQACGFRDAYPQIEEQNAVVIGVSPDSVASHQKFKTKFDLPFLLVADEQHSLAEAYGVWGEKSMYGKKYMGVTRSHFIIDENGYLIDVQGKISPADSVSGALKLLIK; this is translated from the coding sequence ATGACAAACTTAAACGTTGGCGATCTTGCGCCAGAATTTGAATTGCCCGCCGATAATGGTGCAACGATTCGCCTGAGCGATTTTCGCGGCAAGCGCGTGGTGCTTTATTTTTATCCCAAAGATGATACACCTGGCTGCACCACCCAAGCCTGTGGTTTTCGCGATGCCTATCCGCAAATCGAGGAGCAAAACGCTGTCGTGATCGGGGTCAGCCCAGATTCGGTGGCTTCGCACCAAAAATTCAAAACCAAGTTTGATTTGCCATTTTTGCTGGTAGCCGACGAACAACATAGCCTCGCTGAGGCCTACGGGGTTTGGGGCGAGAAGTCAATGTATGGCAAAAAATATATGGGCGTAACTCGTTCGCACTTTATCATCGACGAAAACGGCTATTTAATCGATGTTCAAGGCAAAATCAGCCCCGCCGATAGTGTCAGTGGTGCGTTGAAGTTGCTGATTAAATAA